A genome region from Deltaproteobacteria bacterium includes the following:
- the sthA gene encoding Si-specific NAD(P)(+) transhydrogenase, with the protein MSSKFDYDLVVIGSGPSGQKAAIQAVKLNKRVALVDLNPHIGGICLYDGTIPSKSFREAILHLSGYRERAHYGKSYCVKDNIGMQDLIDRCFNIQRDIEQNIRSQLSRNKVEIIRGIGSISAQHHVTVTCEETARSLSTHTIVIATGSRPRRPDGFDYDDEVILDSDTLLHISKLPRSMTIVGGGVIGCEYGSMFAALGVKVTILEAQSRLLSFVEEELIDSLVYRLREQKASIITCDKVTRCLRTPDGRTVTYLESGKRVVSDIVLISAGRVPNTEALGLEKLNIKRNARGNIEVNEHFQTSVENIYAVGDIIGAPALASTSMEQGRRAACHAFGLTDRGDSLPIPSGIFAIPEIAMVGKTTTQLSAEKIPYEFGVSRFSEVDRGKIIGDNGGVLKILFHRNTLQILGVHIIGENATELIHIGQTVMSLQGTIDYLCQAVFNYPTLSQAYKTAALDGMNKIISTQDIPDEIPLINGDLEALTSTIN; encoded by the coding sequence ATGAGCAGCAAATTCGACTATGATTTAGTTGTTATCGGCAGCGGCCCCAGCGGTCAAAAGGCGGCAATTCAAGCCGTTAAACTCAATAAGCGCGTTGCCTTAGTAGATCTAAACCCCCACATAGGCGGAATATGTCTCTACGATGGAACCATACCCAGTAAATCGTTTCGAGAGGCTATATTGCACCTCTCCGGGTATCGCGAGCGCGCTCACTATGGAAAATCGTATTGCGTTAAGGACAATATCGGAATGCAGGATCTAATCGATCGCTGTTTTAATATCCAAAGGGATATTGAGCAAAATATCCGCTCACAACTATCGCGCAATAAGGTTGAAATCATTAGAGGAATAGGTTCAATTAGCGCTCAACACCACGTCACCGTTACATGCGAAGAGACGGCTCGTTCCCTAAGCACTCATACAATCGTAATCGCAACTGGCAGTCGACCACGCCGCCCCGACGGTTTTGATTACGACGACGAAGTAATCCTCGATAGCGACACACTTCTACACATCAGCAAACTTCCGCGCTCTATGACCATAGTTGGCGGCGGAGTAATCGGCTGTGAATACGGCTCGATGTTTGCGGCACTCGGCGTGAAGGTGACCATTTTAGAGGCCCAAAGCAGGCTTCTTAGCTTTGTGGAAGAAGAGCTAATCGACTCTCTAGTGTATAGGCTTCGAGAGCAAAAAGCCTCTATCATTACCTGTGACAAAGTAACTAGATGCCTAAGAACACCAGACGGAAGAACCGTGACTTACCTGGAAAGCGGTAAACGCGTAGTTAGCGACATCGTTTTAATTTCTGCCGGACGCGTTCCCAATACCGAAGCACTGGGCCTAGAGAAGCTAAACATTAAGCGCAATGCACGCGGCAATATTGAAGTAAACGAACACTTTCAAACATCCGTCGAGAACATCTACGCAGTAGGAGACATCATTGGTGCCCCAGCACTAGCCTCAACTTCGATGGAACAGGGACGACGAGCGGCTTGCCATGCTTTTGGACTTACAGATCGTGGGGACAGCCTTCCAATTCCCTCGGGCATATTTGCCATCCCAGAGATAGCAATGGTAGGAAAAACGACGACGCAGTTAAGCGCCGAAAAGATCCCTTACGAATTTGGAGTCTCCCGCTTTTCAGAAGTCGACCGAGGAAAGATAATTGGCGACAACGGTGGCGTTCTAAAAATTCTCTTTCACAGGAATACTCTTCAAATTCTCGGCGTTCACATAATTGGCGAAAACGCCACGGAGCTTATCCACATTGGCCAAACTGTCATGTCTTTGCAAGGGACTATCGATTACCTTTGTCAGGCGGTCTTTAACTACCCCACATTAAGCCAAGCATATAAGACAGCAGCTCTCGATGGAATGAACAAAATAATTAGCACTCAAGATATTCCAGACGAAATTCCGCTAATAAACGGCGATCTAGAGGCATTGACATCCACTATAAACTAG
- the argJ gene encoding bifunctional glutamate N-acetyltransferase/amino-acid acetyltransferase ArgJ, giving the protein MESLLKQINISHEQTADALKIAYSFRTQATGAVVTVEDSLRHQPSGISSAALKAGIKHENIFDIGVIKLHKPACVAGVFTRNRCASPSVVIDREHVADGKAQALVVISKNANLYTPTADSDTRAVIEKVASETDIKFCDVLISCTGVIGRTLPLAKVQLALSSLENNLKTGLIPEIAEAILTTDTCAKVASVRLGELLLCGFAKGAGMIEPNMATMLAYFFTNIAISPRQLKEILQEVADLSFNSISIDTDTSTSDTVLIFSTGEIPADSATLSDFKLALLTLALNLSHKIVYRAEGATKLIQARVSSALNNAHARAVAKFIVNSPLIKTAIFGADPNWGRIVMAIGKPISGIETAIDPTAITIAINDEVLFHSGRQLAADLGRLSSSIKDSKFIDIHVCLGEGDGEHTAWGCDLSYDYVKINAEYTT; this is encoded by the coding sequence ATGGAATCTCTTTTAAAACAAATCAACATTAGTCATGAACAGACTGCCGACGCTTTAAAGATCGCTTATTCCTTTCGAACACAGGCTACCGGCGCGGTGGTAACGGTGGAGGATAGCTTAAGGCATCAACCATCTGGCATTTCCAGCGCCGCGCTTAAGGCCGGCATAAAGCACGAAAATATCTTCGACATCGGAGTAATTAAACTACACAAGCCTGCCTGCGTAGCTGGCGTCTTTACGAGGAACCGCTGTGCCAGCCCTTCTGTTGTAATCGATCGAGAACACGTCGCGGATGGCAAGGCGCAGGCACTTGTAGTCATCAGCAAGAATGCGAATCTTTATACACCTACTGCGGACTCCGACACTCGAGCAGTGATTGAGAAAGTAGCCTCTGAGACAGATATAAAATTTTGCGATGTTTTAATTTCTTGCACTGGTGTCATTGGCCGAACATTGCCCCTGGCGAAAGTGCAGTTGGCATTGAGCAGTTTGGAAAATAACTTAAAAACTGGCTTAATCCCAGAAATCGCCGAGGCAATTCTAACAACCGATACCTGTGCCAAGGTAGCCTCAGTTCGCCTTGGGGAATTGCTGCTTTGCGGCTTTGCGAAAGGTGCCGGGATGATTGAACCCAATATGGCAACCATGCTTGCGTATTTTTTTACCAATATAGCCATATCGCCCCGACAACTGAAGGAAATTTTACAAGAAGTAGCAGACCTAAGTTTTAACAGCATTAGCATTGACACAGATACCAGCACGAGCGATACGGTGCTCATCTTTTCTACCGGAGAAATTCCTGCCGATTCAGCTACTTTAAGCGATTTTAAGTTGGCATTATTAACCCTAGCCCTAAATTTATCGCACAAGATAGTGTATCGGGCAGAGGGCGCCACCAAATTAATTCAAGCTCGAGTGAGTAGTGCTTTAAACAACGCTCACGCGAGAGCAGTTGCGAAATTCATCGTCAACTCTCCACTCATTAAGACTGCCATCTTTGGCGCGGATCCCAACTGGGGACGCATTGTCATGGCTATCGGTAAACCCATTTCCGGCATAGAGACAGCGATCGATCCCACGGCCATAACCATTGCAATAAACGATGAAGTCCTTTTCCATAGTGGCCGACAGCTCGCAGCTGATTTAGGCAGACTGTCTTCAAGTATCAAGGACAGCAAATTTATCGACATACACGTCTGTTTAGGCGAGGGAGATGGTGAACACACAGCTTGGGGTTGTGATTTAAGTTACGACTACGTAAAAATTAATGCCGAATATACGACCTGA